In uncultured Desulfuromonas sp., the genomic stretch ATTGCAATTCTGCTTCTGTTGACGTTCTGGCCCGATCCGGTGCTCCTGCTGCCACGATTGGTGTTCGGTTACGGGCAATAGTCCGCTTCCCCTTTTCAGGAGGTCGTTATGTCGTTTAAAATTCTCGTTCCTATCTGTGATGGTGTGACAAGTAAAGCGACGGTTCAGGCTTTGATTGACCATAAAGATCAGTTCAACACACCGATCACCCTGCTGCACGTCGTCAATCTCGACAAGATGGATTACCGTATGATTCCTGACTTTCAGATTGATATGGTGCGCCAATACGCCACCAAAACCGGCGAAAAGTTTCTTGCGGAGCAAACCACGCTGCTGCAGAACGCCGGGCTGGAGATCATTGCCCGGATGGAAACCGGTTCACCACGTGATACCATCTGCCGGATAGCCAATGACGAGAATTTTTCGCTGGTGGTCATTGGCCGCCATTCCAGCGGTGAAATCCGCGATGTGCTGTTCGGCTCGGTGTCCAATCACGTTTTGCATGGCGTAAAATGCCCAGTCCTGCTATTCTAAAGGCTCTAACTATCAACGAGCCCGAAAGAATAGGAGCACTTAATAATGGATTCCATCTGGCCTCTGTTGGGCATTGTGGCGATCTGGTTTGTTCTCAACCGCTGGGTATTTCCTAAAATCGGTATGGGCTGAGGTCCACAGCAGTGCGACCTTCCCGTGCGGAAGGACAAGAAAAAAGACCCGTCAGAATCTGAAGAAGAATAAAAAAAGCCCCGCATTTCGCGGGGCTTTTTGATTGAGGGTTTAAGAAAATCAGCTGCTATATTCCACCTGGAATCCAGCCTGAGCGAGGCTGTCCAGACTGTCAACGCCCTGGTAAGAGCCGACATCAGCCAGAGTGACATTGGTATCAACGCCATCCTGACCGCTGATGGTCAGTACCAGATCATTGCCATCGGCAAAAACACCAACCGAAACATCACCACTGTCCAGACTCCCATCTGTATCGAGATCAAGAACATCGGTGAGTCGGATGACATCCTGATTGACATCGAAACCGTCAATCACCAGATCACCTTCGCCGCCGTTGGCACTGAATTCGTAAATCATCGGGTCTTCGACCATCAGTGCCTGGAGAGTACTGGCTGTTCCAATATCACTGTCCGGTGTCAAAACAACATCAATGGTTCCGGCAGCCATATCGCCGTCAGCATCGTAGATATCCAGCGGCACAGAGAATTCAACCGACTGCCCAGGCTCGGTGAGCGTCGTCCCGAAGTCACCAATTTTAAAGGTCTCTCCGCCGTCATGCCAGAACTCAATGCTGTTATAGCCATCTGCGGTGAATGCCGACAGGGCCACACCTTGTAAGACACCGGCAATCTGAGCGTCTGAGCCATCAAACGTGACATCAAAATCATGGCCATCCAGTGTCACGGTTTGACTGTTGCCGAGTGCCGAGGAGACAAAGACTTCCCCGCCGCCATAACTGATCCCAATCGCGGTAATATCATCCTGAACACCATCACCAACATCATTGCCGTCAGCGTCATCATAGGCCTTGATCAGGACGGTACTGCCAGTCGTGTGGGTAAACAGGGCAGACGCGCCATTGACCTCATAATGACTGTCAAACACATGGTCCTGATTGGCGGCATCGGTATAAGGCGTCCCTTTAGGATCACCGGTGAGATCAACAACAAAGTCGGCGCGTATGGCCTCACCCGGACCAACCGAGTTCCCGCCACCAACCCCACCTTCGTTGGCATTGGTGTTGACCGTGCCGGCACCGATCGGCGTCAGCAACAGATCAAAGCTGTCATCATTGGCCTCGGTTGAGAAACCAGCCCAAGCCCCGTTACCACCGACGAAATCGTAGCCACCGGCGTTAAAATCGATTGATGTTGCGCCACCATCCACCGTGCCGATCATGTTGATGGTGTACTGATCAACGCCAGCTCCGTCAACATTGAGGGCGATGGTGAACACCGTGCCAGCCACCGTGTAAGCGGTCAGGGTCTGGCCATCCGCGGAAACATCGTAGTGAATATTCAAACCACCGGAGGTCAAACCGGTATCGGTGAGAGTTTCCAGAGCAACCGGGAACTGTACGCTTCCTGGCTGGTCAGCACCGATATTGTCTTCAATCTGGCCGTCAAAATCCAGATTACCGGTGAACGTGCCGAGCGGCAGGTTTGGCAACTCAGCAGCATCCGGCATTATGTTCAGCGGGCTGTCATCCTCCACAGTCACGGTAAACGCATCCGTGAAGGTGGTGTCGCCTGCGGTGACATCAATGAACAGTGACAGTTCATCTTCATCATCCTCGGTCACGCTACTCTCATCATAAATGAGACCACTGCCGTCACCGACAAAGGGGTGTTCAATCGCTTCACTGAGCGTCACCTGATAGGCAACCTCATAGTTGTCAAGATTCGGAGTAACACTTTGAACACTGATGCGAATCACTTCATCACCATTGTCATCACGGCTACCAATCAGGGCATAGTCGCCATCAACCCAGTTAAAGGTGATATCAACACCATCAGCGGTTTTCACTGTGGCATCCGTCGCCAGACTGATGCTGTCCATGGTGTATTGGGTATCCGCGTTAAGGGTAAAGCTGCCGGCATTAATGACAAGATTGGTGTTGTCATTCGGGTTATTGAGTGGATCATCACCCGGCAACAGCGCATAACCATCCGGTAGGGCATCCAGATTGCCATAGGTGAGGCCCTCTTCGGAAACCGTGGTATTTGTTGCGGCGGTCAATGTCACCGCATCATCTACGCCGTTTATGGTGATGGTCAGATTGGCGCTATCCGTGCCGCCGTCACCGTCGTTCATGGTGTAGTTGAACACGTCGCTGAGTGGTGTACTGTCGGTATTCAGCGCCTGGACAGTCGTGTTGGCATCGTCCAACTCGTAGGTGTAACTGCCGTCGCCACTGATGGTCAGGGTCCCATAGTTGCCGAGAAGGGTGACATCAGTGGCACCGTCACCCACGGTCGTACCGTCCACGGTGACCACGAAGAAGTCGGCAAACAAGCTGTCACCGGACGGATCATTGTCGTCAATGCTGTCCGTGCCGCCGCTGCTGGCTCCGGTAAGAACATTACCGGTCACCTCGTTGTCCGAGATGATGTCATCGGCCAGCTCGGTGATAGTATTGTTGTCCGCAACCGCGACCGGCGCGTCATTTACCGGGATCACCGTGATATAGGCGGTCGCTTGAGCTGTACCACCGGCACCATCACTGATCTGATAGACGAAGCTGTCATTGCCGTTGAAGTTGGTATCCGGCGTATAAGTGAAGGTCCCGTCGGCATTCAGTGTCAACGAGCCGTTGGACACATCGGTGATCGGTGTCGTATTAACGGTCAACGTATCCAGGTCCAGATCGTTGTCGTTGGCCAGCACAGTCGGATTAATGGTGCCATCGACGACCAGCGCCACATCTTCATTGGTGCTGTAGTAATCATCAGCAGCTTCCGGCGCGCCATTAACCGGATTGACGGTAATATAGACTGTTGCCTGCGCGGTTCCACCGGCACCATCACTGACCTGATAGACGAAGCTGTCATTACCGTTGAAGTTGGCGTCCGGCGCATACGTGAAGGTGCCGTCGGCGTTCAGTGTCAACGAGCCGTTGTCCACATCGACAATCGGTGTCGTGTTCACCGTCAAGGTATCCAGATCAATATCGTTGTCATTGGCCAGAATGGTCGGATCAATACTACCATCCACCTCCAGAGTAATATTCTCATCGGTCGTGTAGTGGTCATCCGCTGCCGTTGGCGCGTCATTGACCGGAATCACTGTGATATACGCGGTGGCTTGGGCTGTCCCACCGGCCCCATCGCTGATCTGATAGACGAAGCTGTCATTGCCGTTGAAGTTGGTATCCGGCGTATAAGTGAAGGTACCGTCGGCACTCAACGTCAGCGTACCGTTACTCACATCCGTGATTGGTGTCGTATTGACGGTCAACGTATCCAGGTCAAGATCGTTGTCGTTGGCCAGCACCGTCGGATCAATGGTGCCATCGACGACCAGCGCCACATCCTCATTGGTGCTGTAGAAGTCATCGGCAGCCACCGGCGCATCGTTGACCGGAATCACTGTGATATACGCGGTGGCTTGGGCTGTCCCACCGGCCCCATCGCTGATCTGATAGACGAAGCTGTCATTGCCGTTGAAGTTGGTATCCGGCGTATAAGTGAAGGTCCCGTCTGCATTCAGTGTCAACGAGCCGTTGGACACATCGGTGATCGGTGTCGTATTAACGGTCAGCGTATCCAGGTCCAGATCGTTGTCGTTGGCAAGTACCGTTGAATCGATGGTGCCATCGACGACCAGCGCCACATCTTCATTGGTGCTATAGAAGTCGTCAGCGGCAGCCGGAGCGTCGTTTACTGGAAGTACCGTGATATACGCGGTGGCTTGGGCTGTCCCACCGGCCCCATCGCTTATCTGATAGACGAAGCTGTCGTTACCGTTAAAGTTGGCATCCGGCGTATAGGTGAAGGTTCCGTCGGCGTTCAGAGTCAGCGTACCGTTGGCCACATCGGTAAGCGGTGTGGTATTAACTGTCAACGTATCCAGATCCAAATCGTTGTCGTTGGCTAATACCGTTGGATCAATGGTGCCATCAACAACCAGTGCCACATCTTCATTGGTCGTATAAAAGTCATCAGCAGCTTCCGGCGCATCATTGTCCGGGTTCACCGTGATGTAGGCGGTCGCTTGAGCCGTGCCTCCGGCACCATCGCTCACTTGATAGACGAAGCTGTCGTTACCGTTAAAGTTGGCATCCGGTGTATAGGTGAAGGTTCCGTCGGCGTTCAGAGTCAGCGTACCGTTGGTCACATCCGTAAGCGGTGTCGTATTAACGGTCAACGTATCCAGATCCAGATCGTTGTCGTTAGCGAGTACTGTTGGATCAATGGTGCCATCAACAACCAGCGCCACATCTTCATCAGTGGAATAAAAATCATCGGCAGCTTCCGGCGCGTCGTTCACCGCGGCAATCGTCACGGTCACCGTGGCGGTGTCTGTCCCACCCTGACCATCGGTGATGGTGTAAGTAAACGTATCGCTACCGTTGAAATTTTCGTTCGGGGTGTAGGTCACCGTGCCGTCTTCATTGATCTGCACCTGACCGTTCTGCCCCTGAGTGACGCTTTCAACGCTTAACGTATCACCATCCAGATCGGTATCATTATTCAGCACCGGGATAATCACCGAGGTATCTTCGTCTGTGGTCGTTGCATCATTAACCGCATCAGGGGGATCATTGGCCGGTTCTACGGTAATATAGACGGTGGCGGTGTCGGTTCCGCCCTGACCATCACTGATGGTATAGGTGAAGCTGTCGTCGCCGTTATAGTTTTCGTTGGGGGTGTAGATGACGCTGCCATTGTCATTGAGAGTCACTGTACCGTTTTGCGCCGAGCCCAGATCAATGATCGTCAACGGATCACCCTCTGGATCACTGTCATTCGTCAAAACGGGAATAACGGCGGTGGTGTCTTCCGCCATTGTAATGGTGTCATCGAGAGCATCGGGGGGATCATTTTCATCCAACACAATACTGGTATCTTCGAGTACGGTTTCCTGATTTTCCCCTAGAGAGGTCGGTCCTTGCACTCCAAGACGATCAACGCCCTCAATAACCTCACCAAAATCGGTGCGATATTCACCCAAACCGCCACTTGTTAAAGCAGGGCCGGCTGCAGGAGCAAAATCGGTTTCCGCCGACGCAAAGACGATGGCATCGCCCGGCAATATCGTCCCATCACCGAGCACCAATGTCGGTGGGTTGTCACCCGCCGAAGCCGTTGCGAAGTCTTCCAGCATCAATAGTGTTCCGTTGCCGAAATCAAGTTGCAGATCGCCACCGACAACACTTATTTGCACGTCGTTCAAGTCAAATGCGACAGGAACCTGTTGCCCCGCTTGTACGGGAACCACAGCAACCGTCCCTGGTTCAGGGAGGGTGATCATTGCTTCAGGCTGTGCCGCTTCAGGATTTGCTTGAACAGCAGCAGAAGTTTCCGCCGCCTGCGAAATCATCTCTTCATTGGTCGTGTCCAGTTTTAGTTCGTCAGCCATGACATCCTCCTGAACGTTTATGACGTTAACGTGGTTACATTTTAATTGCTAACCGTCTTTGTCATAAAGTATAGCACCAATCAAAAAAAACACCACCAAACGCACACTTATCAAATATTCCTGGCAAAAAAATCCCCTGAACATTTATGAAAAAACATTCATGGGATATAACTGTTCAGAATTATTCTGACATTGCGACTTCAAAAAGCTGCGGTTGGATTTCTAAGGTTTCGTTAAGCTGGCCGGCAAGGGCCCGTAACCGATAAGCAGCGATCACTTCATTGACACGACTGGTCACCAACTGCCCCGAAGATTGATACAATTCATTACGCGCATCAAGCACATCCAACAATGTCCGTTGCGAAACGCGAAATTGTTTCAAATAGCTGTCCAGGGTCTTATTGTTGTAATCAACAGCGTCATAATAGGCTGCTTTGCTCTCCTGAGCCGCCTCATATTCCGCCCAGGTGTTGCGCGTTTCTTCCAGAACATCAAGAAGTTGATTGCTGTGTTCTGACGAGGTCTGCGAGAAACGCGATGCCGCCGCCTTACGTTCGTAATAATCCGCACCACCATTCAGCAGGTTCCAGCGCAAACGGACCATGGCCTGATGATTGCGTTCATAGGTCTGAGAGCTTTCCACCTCTTCTTCATAGCTGGTGCGCAGTTCCAAATGGGTTTTGGGATAAAATTTGGACCCAACCACAGCCACGCGCTGATTGGCTTCACGCATATTGGCCTTCAATGCCAACACTTTCGGATTACCACATTCGGTCAGCTCCAGAGCCTGCTCCAGAGTTGCAGGGGCAACTGCGGCAACCAACGTATTGAAGGTTGCTTCATCGAGTGGATGACCGACAACACGCAGATAATTGGCTTGAGCCTGGCGTAAGTCACTCTTGGCGTTTGCCAGAGAAGCACGTGAGCGTGCCAGGCGTCCCTGAGCCTGAACCACATCGGCAACACTTCCGGCACCGGCGTCCTGAAGTTCCTCAAGCATGCCGATAATATCCTCATGGTCTTTGACATTTTTTTTGGCCAGTTGCACTAGTGCTGTGTCACATCTTAATTTTCGGGTAGAGCGACTTCAATTTGTTGCGAGCGTTGTCAATTGTAAACTGCCAGTCAACGCCGCGTTGTTTCTTGTTGCTTGCGCTGGCCCAAGCCGCAGTTTCTTTGCGTAGCATCTCTATGCTTTCGATTCTGCGTCCCGACAGACACTGGCGAGTCATTGAACTCAGTTCGTTCTCCGCGATATTCAACCAGCTGCCATGTTTGGGTGTATAGTGAAACTCGACGCGTTTTACCAGTTCGCGGGCTTTTTCGGGTTCAAAAGCTTCATAAAATGCTCCGCGTGTATGGGTGTTGAGGTTATCGCACACCACAATAACCTTCCGGGCTTTGGCATAGCACGTTCGCAGCAGCTCTTCCATTTCCAATGCCCAGTCGACTTTGGTTCGATGCGGACGAGCCGTCACGTTACGCCAACCGGATAATGGCTCTGTAAACATGAAGATACAGGCGGTTCCGGCCCGTTCATATTCATAATCCACGCGTCGCGGATGCTCTTTGGTCGCGGCAATCGGTGTGCGCGTTTCTCGGGTCAATTGAACAGGCTGTTCATCCATACAGATGACGGGGTAGGCCTCATCGTAGGGCTGGGCATAAACATCGAGGACATCCTCCATCGCGGCCGTAAACTCAGCATCAACATTTGGCGGGATGACCCAGTATTGTATTTTACGCGGTGTCATGCCCCCCTTTTTAACGTTCTACGTAACGTTTCATGGCTGATCGATTCAACGATTCCAAGCTCCACGACGCGCTCAGCTAAAAGGCGTAACGACCAGTTGGCAAAGCCGCTGGGAGCCGGCCCCAAACGTAACGCGATGATTTCAGCTTCCTGTTTCCCGTCAAGTTTCTTTGCAATGGGAGGTGTTTCGCGTTTTTTACGATTCAGCACTGAATCAAAGCCCTCCAGAACAAATCTTTTTCTGAGATTTTCAACTGTGCGGGTACGGCAAGACAGGGCTTCGGCGATTTTGGCATCGTTCCAATTGGCTCCGTCTACATTCGCTTTAAGAAGAATGTTGGCTCGCCGTACCTTCTGTGACGACCCTTTTAGACGCTTGACGATTTCCTCTAAGTGTTGACGTTCTTGATCCGACAGGCGAACGATATATTTTTTGACCATGGTTTCTCCTCCAAAAAGATTTTGGAGGACGTATCGGCACAATTTATCCGAATCTTTAGCGGTGACAGTGCACTAGCTCCTGTTGACGATAAACCTGCATGTGAGCAATGACAGCATCCAGAGCAATGGCTTCAGCATTATCCAAAACACGCTTCTGTGCAGAAGCGAATTTCTCTTTTTCAGCAGCAACCCGGCGTGATGTTTCCCCACCATCATAAAGAAGCTGAGTCAGCTGTAATGCCGCTTCACCACGGTCCTGAAACGTGTCATCGTCACCACGAGCCCGGGTCACTTCGTCGTCATGTGCTTCAGTCCCATAGCCCAGGGTCAGATCGAGGCGCGGAAAATATCCAGAACGCACTTGATTGACCTGATAACCGACAGCACGCTGGTTATGTTGAAGGATTTGTAGTTGTGGATTCGTTTTCAGAGCTGAACTGACACTTTCCTGCAACGTTGTTTCTGCACCGGCAGATGAAACAACAAATAAGAAAATGCCAATAATAAGCAACACCAAACTCATTTTTTTTCATTTCCCGTCAACATCTCATCCTCCCTCTAACATAATGTAAAAACTTAAGATTATTTGTATTTTTCTTCTAACCTTCTACAATAAAAGTTAACAGGTTTCCGGAATCTGCCAAGTCATGCAGTCAATAAAATCAACCTTCTCTTATGAGCAGAAACTTGCAATAGGTAGAGCTTATGGCTGAAAATCATATGAAGTTAAATAGTTCTGTTAACAAAGAGGATAAGATTCCTCCTCGTTTGGGTCGGACAAACATCGATACCACAGCGCCGATTCTGTTGAGTTTGTGCACATTATCCTCCATGCTCGGACAACCTCTGACTCTGGACGTGTTGACATCATCGCTGCCGACAGATCGACGCACGCCATCCATTGCCGCCTGCTTGCGTGCTGCAGAGCAACAGGGATTGTCGGCACGCAGCTTTCATCGGCCGCAGCTCAAAGCACTGTCCCGGCTGACGCTGCCCTGCCTTTTGCTGTTACACGACAACAACAGCTGCATTCTGACGGACCTCCGTGGGGAAGAAGCCACCATTATCCCTGCGGAACTGGATGGTCAACGTCGGACCCTTTCCCTCAATGAGCTGCAACAGGATTATTCGGGCTATTGCATCTTTGCCCATGTCCGCAGCAAGATGGACAAGCGGGTGGGCGACAAGGAACAAGTCTCGACGCGCCAATGGTTCTGGGGCACGATTCTGCGCTTCTGGCCGATCTACAAACACGTTCTGCTGGCCACGGCGGTGATCAACATCCTCGGCATTGCCGGACCGCTGTTTATTATGAATGTGTACGACCGGGTGGTTCCCAACAATGCACTTGAAACACTCTGGGTGCTGGCCCTGGGGGTCATGATTGCCTACATCTTTGATTTTATTCTGCGCAACCTGCGCGGCTACTTTGTTGACATCGCCGGAAAAAATGCCGACGTGCTGATTGCCAGCCAACTGATGCAGCAACTGACGGCAATCCGCATGGATCACAAACCCGACTCCACCGGCACCCTGGCCAATAATCTGCGCGAATTCGAAGCGCTGCGCGAATTTTTCAGTTCGTCCACGCTTCTGGCGTTGGTCGATATTCCATTTATCGCCATTTTTATTGCTCTGATCGGCTACATTGGCGGTCCGCTGGCCTGGGCTCCAGCACTGGCGGTTCCTGTCGTCATCCTGATCGGCCTGCTGATCCAGGTGCCGTTTCGCCAGATGATTGATCAGGGTTATCGCGAATCGTCCCAGAAAAGTGCCTTACTGGTGGAGGCAATTTTCGGTCTTGAAACCATTAAAACCTCTCTGGCCCGTGGCCAGATTCAGCAACGTTGGGAAAAAGTGGTCGGTGCCAACGCCCGCACCAGCGCCAGGGTTAAATCCCTGGCCAATTTCTCGTTGTCGTTTTCCATCTTCGCCACCCATGTGGTCAGTGTGCTGATCATTATTGGCGGAGTCTACCTGATCGGCGAAGGACGCATGACCCTTGGCGGCCTGATCGCCTGTAATATTCTGGTAGGACGGGCCCTGTCTCCCCTGGCTGCCGTTGCCGCCATGTTCACCCGTCTGCAACAGGCCCGCAGCGCGTTGGGCGCTCTGGACATGCTGATGAAAATCCCCAATGAATCCCCGGAAGATCAGCAGTTCATGCGTCAGCCTCATCTGGCCAATTCTCTGGCGTTTGAAGAGATCCGCTTCGCCTACCCACAGGCCAAGACCATGGCGATTCGTGACCTGACCCTGAAAATCCGTCCGGGAGAACGGGTGGGCATCATCGGCCGCACCGGTTGCGGCAAAAGCACTCTGGGCCGTCTTGCCCTGGGGTTGTACACGCCGGAGCAGGGCCAGATCAGTGTCGGCGGAATCGACATCCGCCAGTTACATGTGGCGGACCTGCGCAGCCGCATCGGCTATGTTTCCCAGGACAACTATCTGTTTTACGGTAGCATTCGCGACAACATCACCTTTGGTGCTCCCGAGGCGGATGATCAGGCAATTCTGCATGCTGCGCGCATCTCAGGTGTCAGTGATTTTATCCATCAACACCCGGCAGGCTTTGATTGTCCGGTCGGTGAACGGGGTTCCGCTCTGTCCGGTGGTCAACGTCAGGCCATCACCATTGCCCGGGCGCTGTTGACCAATCCGGACATTCTGATTTTTGACGAACCGACCAGCGCCATGGATAACGGCTCGGAACAACGGTTCTGTCAACGGTTGAAACCGGAGCTGTCGGGGAAAACTCTGTTATTATTTACCCATCGCTTCGGACTGCTGACCATGGTCGACCGTCTGATTGTCATGGATGGCGGCCGCATTGTTGCCGACGGCCCCAAACGCCATGTTCTTGA encodes the following:
- a CDS encoding tandem-95 repeat protein, which translates into the protein MADELKLDTTNEEMISQAAETSAAVQANPEAAQPEAMITLPEPGTVAVVPVQAGQQVPVAFDLNDVQISVVGGDLQLDFGNGTLLMLEDFATASAGDNPPTLVLGDGTILPGDAIVFASAETDFAPAAGPALTSGGLGEYRTDFGEVIEGVDRLGVQGPTSLGENQETVLEDTSIVLDENDPPDALDDTITMAEDTTAVIPVLTNDSDPEGDPLTIIDLGSAQNGTVTLNDNGSVIYTPNENYNGDDSFTYTISDGQGGTDTATVYITVEPANDPPDAVNDATTTDEDTSVIIPVLNNDTDLDGDTLSVESVTQGQNGQVQINEDGTVTYTPNENFNGSDTFTYTITDGQGGTDTATVTVTIAAVNDAPEAADDFYSTDEDVALVVDGTIDPTVLANDNDLDLDTLTVNTTPLTDVTNGTLTLNADGTFTYTPDANFNGNDSFVYQVSDGAGGTAQATAYITVNPDNDAPEAADDFYTTNEDVALVVDGTIDPTVLANDNDLDLDTLTVNTTPLTDVANGTLTLNADGTFTYTPDANFNGNDSFVYQISDGAGGTAQATAYITVLPVNDAPAAADDFYSTNEDVALVVDGTIDSTVLANDNDLDLDTLTVNTTPITDVSNGSLTLNADGTFTYTPDTNFNGNDSFVYQISDGAGGTAQATAYITVIPVNDAPVAADDFYSTNEDVALVVDGTIDPTVLANDNDLDLDTLTVNTTPITDVSNGTLTLSADGTFTYTPDTNFNGNDSFVYQISDGAGGTAQATAYITVIPVNDAPTAADDHYTTDENITLEVDGSIDPTILANDNDIDLDTLTVNTTPIVDVDNGSLTLNADGTFTYAPDANFNGNDSFVYQVSDGAGGTAQATVYITVNPVNGAPEAADDYYSTNEDVALVVDGTINPTVLANDNDLDLDTLTVNTTPITDVSNGSLTLNADGTFTYTPDTNFNGNDSFVYQISDGAGGTAQATAYITVIPVNDAPVAVADNNTITELADDIISDNEVTGNVLTGASSGGTDSIDDNDPSGDSLFADFFVVTVDGTTVGDGATDVTLLGNYGTLTISGDGSYTYELDDANTTVQALNTDSTPLSDVFNYTMNDGDGGTDSANLTITINGVDDAVTLTAATNTTVSEEGLTYGNLDALPDGYALLPGDDPLNNPNDNTNLVINAGSFTLNADTQYTMDSISLATDATVKTADGVDITFNWVDGDYALIGSRDDNGDEVIRISVQSVTPNLDNYEVAYQVTLSEAIEHPFVGDGSGLIYDESSVTEDDEDELSLFIDVTAGDTTFTDAFTVTVEDDSPLNIMPDAAELPNLPLGTFTGNLDFDGQIEDNIGADQPGSVQFPVALETLTDTGLTSGGLNIHYDVSADGQTLTAYTVAGTVFTIALNVDGAGVDQYTINMIGTVDGGATSIDFNAGGYDFVGGNGAWAGFSTEANDDSFDLLLTPIGAGTVNTNANEGGVGGGNSVGPGEAIRADFVVDLTGDPKGTPYTDAANQDHVFDSHYEVNGASALFTHTTGSTVLIKAYDDADGNDVGDGVQDDITAIGISYGGGEVFVSSALGNSQTVTLDGHDFDVTFDGSDAQIAGVLQGVALSAFTADGYNSIEFWHDGGETFKIGDFGTTLTEPGQSVEFSVPLDIYDADGDMAAGTIDVVLTPDSDIGTASTLQALMVEDPMIYEFSANGGEGDLVIDGFDVNQDVIRLTDVLDLDTDGSLDSGDVSVGVFADGNDLVLTISGQDGVDTNVTLADVGSYQGVDSLDSLAQAGFQVEYSS
- a CDS encoding TolC family protein — encoded protein: MQLAKKNVKDHEDIIGMLEELQDAGAGSVADVVQAQGRLARSRASLANAKSDLRQAQANYLRVVGHPLDEATFNTLVAAVAPATLEQALELTECGNPKVLALKANMREANQRVAVVGSKFYPKTHLELRTSYEEEVESSQTYERNHQAMVRLRWNLLNGGADYYERKAAASRFSQTSSEHSNQLLDVLEETRNTWAEYEAAQESKAAYYDAVDYNNKTLDSYLKQFRVSQRTLLDVLDARNELYQSSGQLVTSRVNEVIAAYRLRALAGQLNETLEIQPQLFEVAMSE
- a CDS encoding IS630 family transposase, which encodes MTPRKIQYWVIPPNVDAEFTAAMEDVLDVYAQPYDEAYPVICMDEQPVQLTRETRTPIAATKEHPRRVDYEYERAGTACIFMFTEPLSGWRNVTARPHRTKVDWALEMEELLRTCYAKARKVIVVCDNLNTHTRGAFYEAFEPEKARELVKRVEFHYTPKHGSWLNIAENELSSMTRQCLSGRRIESIEMLRKETAAWASASNKKQRGVDWQFTIDNARNKLKSLYPKIKM
- a CDS encoding helix-turn-helix domain-containing protein is translated as MVKKYIVRLSDQERQHLEEIVKRLKGSSQKVRRANILLKANVDGANWNDAKIAEALSCRTRTVENLRKRFVLEGFDSVLNRKKRETPPIAKKLDGKQEAEIIALRLGPAPSGFANWSLRLLAERVVELGIVESISHETLRRTLKRGA
- a CDS encoding universal stress protein; the protein is MSFKILVPICDGVTSKATVQALIDHKDQFNTPITLLHVVNLDKMDYRMIPDFQIDMVRQYATKTGEKFLAEQTTLLQNAGLEIIARMETGSPRDTICRIANDENFSLVVIGRHSSGEIRDVLFGSVSNHVLHGVKCPVLLF
- a CDS encoding type I secretion system permease/ATPase, yielding MAENHMKLNSSVNKEDKIPPRLGRTNIDTTAPILLSLCTLSSMLGQPLTLDVLTSSLPTDRRTPSIAACLRAAEQQGLSARSFHRPQLKALSRLTLPCLLLLHDNNSCILTDLRGEEATIIPAELDGQRRTLSLNELQQDYSGYCIFAHVRSKMDKRVGDKEQVSTRQWFWGTILRFWPIYKHVLLATAVINILGIAGPLFIMNVYDRVVPNNALETLWVLALGVMIAYIFDFILRNLRGYFVDIAGKNADVLIASQLMQQLTAIRMDHKPDSTGTLANNLREFEALREFFSSSTLLALVDIPFIAIFIALIGYIGGPLAWAPALAVPVVILIGLLIQVPFRQMIDQGYRESSQKSALLVEAIFGLETIKTSLARGQIQQRWEKVVGANARTSARVKSLANFSLSFSIFATHVVSVLIIIGGVYLIGEGRMTLGGLIACNILVGRALSPLAAVAAMFTRLQQARSALGALDMLMKIPNESPEDQQFMRQPHLANSLAFEEIRFAYPQAKTMAIRDLTLKIRPGERVGIIGRTGCGKSTLGRLALGLYTPEQGQISVGGIDIRQLHVADLRSRIGYVSQDNYLFYGSIRDNITFGAPEADDQAILHAARISGVSDFIHQHPAGFDCPVGERGSALSGGQRQAITIARALLTNPDILIFDEPTSAMDNGSEQRFCQRLKPELSGKTLLLFTHRFGLLTMVDRLIVMDGGRIVADGPKRHVLEALKKQQIHATSA
- a CDS encoding TolC family protein gives rise to the protein MSLVLLIIGIFLFVVSSAGAETTLQESVSSALKTNPQLQILQHNQRAVGYQVNQVRSGYFPRLDLTLGYGTEAHDDEVTRARGDDDTFQDRGEAALQLTQLLYDGGETSRRVAAEKEKFASAQKRVLDNAEAIALDAVIAHMQVYRQQELVHCHR